A genome region from Triticum aestivum cultivar Chinese Spring chromosome 2B, IWGSC CS RefSeq v2.1, whole genome shotgun sequence includes the following:
- the LOC123040922 gene encoding probable transcriptional regulator RABBIT EARS: MEGGDFHKSGSPEDTGGSRRAPAYYECSFCKRGFTNAQALGGHMNIHRKDRGGSGGKSRGAAPPAAGQQDGAGGNQAHLGLTLGRNGDSGEDVDLELRLGHYPYN; the protein is encoded by the coding sequence ATGGAGGGAGGGGACTTCCACAAGAGCGGCTCACCAGAGGATACTGGCGGATCAAGGCGGGCGCCGGCATACTACGAGTGCAGTTTCTGCAAGAGGGGGTTCACCAACGCGCAGGCGCTCGGCGGGCACATGAACATCCATCGCAAGGACCGCGGTGGCAGTGGAGGCAAGTCTCGTGGGGCTGCGCCGCCGGCTGCCGGCCAGCAAGACGGTGCCGGTGGGAATCAGGCTCACTTGGGGCTTACCTTGGGAAGGAATGGGGACAGCGGGGAGGACGTGGACTTGGAGCTCCGGCTTGGCCACTACCCTTACAACTAg